Proteins co-encoded in one Callospermophilus lateralis isolate mCalLat2 chromosome 2, mCalLat2.hap1, whole genome shotgun sequence genomic window:
- the Spink4 gene encoding serine protease inhibitor Kazal-type 4 produces MAVRLWVVTLALVALLAVDTEVPVSAGKHIFSRMPICEHMTEPPNCSQTPNLVCGTDGVTYNSECHLCLTRIETKKDIQIIKDGKC; encoded by the exons ATGGCCGTCCGTCTATGGGTGGTCACCCTGGCCTTGGTTGCCCTCCTCGCTGTGGACACAG AGGTGCCAGTGTCAGCAGGAAAGCACATTTTCTCAAGAATG CCCATCTGTGAGCACATGACAGAGCCTCCAAATTGTTCCCAGACACCTAACCTCGTCTGTGGTACTGATGGGGTCACATACAACAGTGAATGTCATCTCTGCTTGACCCGAAT agaaacCAAAAAGGATATCCAGATCATAAAGGATGGCAAATGCTGA
- the Chmp5 gene encoding charged multivesicular body protein 5 — MNRFFGKAKPKAPPPSLTDCIGTVDSRAESIDKKISRLDAELVKYKDQIKKMREGPAKNMVKQKALRVLKQKRMYEQQRDNLAQQSFNMEQANYTIQSLKDTKTTVDAMKLGVKEMKKAYKEVKIDQIEDLQDQLEDMMEDANEIQEALSRSYGTPELDEDDLEAELDALGDELLADEDSSYLDEAASAPAIPEGVPTDTKNKDGVLVDEFGLPQIPAS; from the exons ATGAATCGATTCTTCGGGAAAGCGAAACCCAAGGCTCCGCCGCCCAGCCTGACCGACTGCATTGGCACG GTGGACAGCAGAGCAGAATCCATTGACAAGAAGATTTCCCGATTGGATGCTGAGCTAGTGAAGTATAAGGATCAAATAAAAAAGATGAGAGAGGGTCCTGCAAAG AATATGGTCAAGCAGAAAGCCTTGCGGGTTTTAAAGCAAAAGCGGAT GTATGAGCAACAGCGGGACAACCTTGCCCAACAGTCCTTTAACATGGAACAAGCCAATTACACCATCCAGTCACTGAAGGATACCAAAACTACG gttgacGCTATGAAACTGGGAGTAAAGGAAATGAAGAAGGCATACAAGGaagtgaaaattgaccagattgag GATTTACAAGACCAGCTAGAGGATATGATGGAAGATGCAAATGAAATTCAAGAAGCACTAAGTCGTAGCTACGGCACCCCAGAATTAGATGAAGATGACCTGGAAGCAG AGTTGGATGCACTGGGTGATGAGCTTCTGGCTGATGAAGATAGTTCTTACTTGGATGAAGCAGCATCTGCACCTGCAATTCCAGAGGGTGTTCCCACTGACACAAAAAACAAG
- the Bag1 gene encoding BAG family molecular chaperone regulator 1: protein MAVAELCVTITHNNEKYDLHVTPQQGSNEPIVQDLAQVVEEATGVPLAFQKLIFKGKSLKEMETPLSALGIQNGCRVMLIGEKNSPEEEAELKKLKDLEKSVEKIADHLEDLNKELTGIQQGFLAKDLQAEALGKLDRRVKATIEQFMKILEEIDTMILPENFKDSRLKRKGLVKKVQAFLAECDTVEQNICQETERLQSTNLALVE from the exons ATGGCGGTAGCCGAGCTCTGCGTGACCATCACCCACA acaATGAGAAGTATGACCTTCATGTTACCCCACAGCAAGGCAGCAATGAACCAATTGTCCAAGACCTGGCCCAGGTTGTGGAAGAAGCCACAGGGGTTCCACTGGCTTTTCAGAAACTCATATTTAAGG GAAAATCTTTGAAGGAAATGGAGACACCATTGTCAGCACTTGGAATACAAAATGGCTGCCGGGTCATGTTAATTGgagaaaag AACAGTCCAGAGGAAGAGGCTGAATTAAAGAAGTTGAAAGATTTGGAGAAGTCAGTGGAGAAGATAGCTGACCACCTGGAAGATCTGAATAAAGAACTTACTGGAATCCAGCAG GGTTTTCTGGCTAAGGATTTGCAAGCTGAAGCTCTCGGCAAACTTGATAGGCGAGTAAAAGCCACAATTGAGCAGTTTATGAAGATCTTAGAGGAGATTGACACAATG ATCCTACCAGAAAATTTCAAAGACAGTAGGCTAAAAAGGAagggtttggtgaaaaaagttcag GCATTCCTAGCTGAGTGTGACACAGTGGAGCAGAACATCTGCCAGGAGACTGAGCGACTGCAGTCTACAAACTTGGCCCTTGTTGAGTGA